One genomic region from bacterium encodes:
- a CDS encoding pentapeptide repeat-containing protein codes for MTCFFVQIKLSWTTMKELTITSICPLCHHPLFPFNQISHGEKRWHMRLLCKNESCNFNDQFDLTMTPRVFEIFTMDFKYAVDEPYLLEQTSGYHHISLFVMYMIQLLGRTSVRYLGEQLQFKYANLENYLVRLSEDDLIGFDGRYAQISERGVQLLQAALNQKQEDFVRRRHQDFHGVVNKLTDLLMKEDIATFNAERSRMAHVLLDLSPINLSGRTIKQANLRKIKFSNSTFDHCLFEQCNFNAAAMDHSSFKKAHLIDCQVQRADLQHADLSSAIFEKSFLVEADMSRAVAFHTTFKQCNLRSSNMTSINLRASNCRQSDMTRCNLTESDMTGANLWETILNESNLERCEMNKVQISVETKFLDARNLLKAKNISKQLWEKIQIQNKDLPDFTEYRIQSSKLAGS; via the coding sequence ATGACTTGCTTCTTTGTTCAAATAAAATTATCATGGACTACCATGAAAGAATTGACGATTACATCCATCTGTCCGCTTTGTCACCATCCGCTGTTTCCCTTCAATCAGATTTCACACGGCGAAAAACGGTGGCATATGCGTCTTTTGTGCAAGAATGAGTCGTGTAATTTTAACGATCAATTTGATCTGACCATGACGCCGCGTGTATTTGAGATCTTTACCATGGATTTTAAATATGCGGTGGACGAACCGTACCTCCTGGAGCAAACCAGCGGTTATCATCACATCAGCTTATTTGTCATGTACATGATTCAATTGCTTGGAAGAACTTCTGTGCGCTATCTTGGGGAACAGTTACAGTTTAAGTACGCGAATTTAGAGAATTACCTCGTACGTTTATCGGAAGACGACCTGATAGGATTTGACGGACGGTATGCGCAAATTTCCGAAAGAGGAGTTCAGTTATTGCAAGCGGCATTGAATCAAAAACAGGAAGATTTTGTACGACGTCGCCATCAGGATTTTCATGGTGTCGTCAATAAATTAACCGACCTTTTGATGAAAGAAGATATCGCAACTTTTAATGCGGAGCGATCCAGGATGGCGCATGTTCTGTTGGATTTGTCGCCGATCAATTTATCGGGGCGGACCATCAAGCAGGCCAACTTAAGAAAAATAAAATTTTCTAATTCCACGTTCGACCATTGTTTATTTGAACAATGTAATTTCAATGCTGCGGCGATGGATCACAGCAGTTTTAAAAAAGCGCACTTGATCGATTGTCAGGTTCAACGCGCAGACCTTCAGCATGCAGATTTATCGTCGGCTATTTTTGAGAAATCGTTCTTGGTGGAAGCCGATATGTCTCGCGCTGTCGCATTTCACACTACTTTTAAGCAATGCAATTTGCGCTCATCCAATATGACCTCGATCAACCTGCGCGCATCCAACTGCCGCCAATCGGATATGACGCGGTGTAATCTGACGGAATCTGATATGACCGGCGCAAACCTGTGGGAAACAATACTGAATGAATCCAATTTGGAACGGTGCGAGATGAACAAAGTACAGATCAGCGTTGAGACCAAATTTCTTGATGCGCGCAACCTGCTAAAGGCCAAAAATATTTCTAAACAATTATGGGAAAAGATTCAGATTCAAAATAAAGATCTTCCGGATTTTACCGAATATCGTATTCAAAGTTCAAAACTGGCCGGATCATAG
- a CDS encoding ABC transporter ATP-binding protein: MIQISNLHKSFRDKHILSGVNLDIETGKITTIIGRSGCGKSVLLKHVVALLRPDRGKVIVEGENLSDMSSSELFEIRKKMGLVFQNGALFDSMNVDENVGLGLREHTKLSEKEIGEKITRLLDMVGLPGIEKYKPSELSGGMKKRVSLARALAMEPKFVLYDEPTTGLDPIMAAIIDDLIIRLNTELNITSIVVTHDMHSVYEISDRVAMLHYGVVRFCGSTDELRNTTDPVVRQFIEGKIEGPIQPVLKDGR, translated from the coding sequence ATGATCCAGATCAGCAATCTTCACAAATCGTTTCGCGATAAGCATATATTAAGCGGCGTAAACCTTGACATTGAGACGGGTAAAATTACTACCATCATCGGCCGCTCGGGATGTGGAAAAAGCGTATTGCTAAAACATGTCGTAGCTTTGCTCAGGCCGGACAGAGGTAAAGTGATAGTGGAAGGTGAAAACCTCAGCGACATGTCGTCATCGGAACTTTTTGAGATACGAAAAAAAATGGGTCTTGTTTTCCAGAACGGAGCATTGTTTGATTCCATGAATGTCGATGAAAATGTCGGGCTTGGCTTGCGTGAACACACGAAGTTGTCCGAAAAGGAAATCGGGGAAAAAATTACGCGGCTCCTGGATATGGTAGGTTTGCCCGGCATTGAAAAATATAAGCCGTCCGAACTCTCCGGCGGCATGAAAAAACGCGTAAGCCTGGCTCGCGCGCTTGCCATGGAACCGAAATTTGTGCTGTATGACGAACCTACCACCGGACTTGATCCCATCATGGCTGCGATCATTGACGATCTCATCATTCGACTCAATACGGAACTCAACATCACATCCATCGTCGTAACGCATGATATGCACAGCGTTTACGAGATCTCCGACCGCGTTGCCATGCTCCATTATGGCGTAGTACGATTTTGCGGCAGCACAGATGAACTCAGAAATACGACCGATCCCGTAGTTCGTCAGTTCATCGAAGGTAAAATCGAAGGTCCGATTCAGCCCGTTTTGAAAGACGGAAGGTAA
- a CDS encoding methyltransferase domain-containing protein gives MNVNHPDYWDHIYRNERPRWDLGKATPVFENWLKSGQPLGTGRIAILGCGNGHDALLFADNGFEVTAIDFAVEPLEYLKKNIPKKQKNISLLKADIFDLPQKYAGTFDFVLEYTAYCAIDPVRRDEYVDSVYRILRPNGYLIGLFFPTDGRPGGPPFAIRYEEIDEKFLKNFSVVFDEIPEDSVAKRLGKERFVILQKK, from the coding sequence ATGAACGTAAACCATCCTGATTATTGGGACCATATTTACCGCAACGAACGCCCGCGATGGGATTTGGGCAAGGCCACTCCGGTATTTGAAAACTGGTTAAAATCCGGGCAACCGCTCGGGACGGGGCGAATTGCTATTTTGGGCTGCGGAAACGGGCATGACGCGCTGCTTTTTGCCGACAACGGATTTGAAGTGACGGCGATTGATTTTGCGGTTGAACCGCTGGAGTATCTGAAGAAGAATATCCCTAAGAAACAAAAGAATATTAGCCTCTTAAAAGCTGATATTTTTGATTTGCCGCAGAAATATGCAGGCACTTTCGATTTTGTTTTGGAATATACTGCCTATTGTGCAATCGATCCGGTACGGCGGGACGAGTACGTAGATTCCGTGTACCGCATACTTAGGCCCAACGGATATTTGATCGGTTTATTTTTTCCTACGGACGGACGCCCCGGCGGGCCGCCGTTTGCGATTCGTTATGAAGAAATTGATGAGAAATTTTTGAAAAATTTTTCGGTAGTTTTTGACGAAATTCCAGAGGATTCGGTTGCTAAAAGACTGGGAAAGGAGAGATTTGTCATACTTCAAAAAAAATAA
- the lysS gene encoding lysine--tRNA ligase yields the protein MEEELLKIRREKLDKLRDMSIEPYPYKFERQYFSKELLDKFESLGVKDDSQLESPDAVRVQVCGRIMSLRSKGKTAFAHVMDPHGKIQIYARKDALGEKMYEAFSKLFDLGDIIGVKGILFKTHTGEITIKAEEITLLCKSLRYLPAGKEKILDDGTVQRYSDVEDKEFRYRQRYADMIMHPDVREVFVKRSKIISAIRQFLDRRNYLEVETPILQPLYGGASARPFLTHHNALDIKLYMRIALELYLKRLIVGGCERVYEISKIFRNEGMDRFHNPEFTMLEFYEAYADFYDLMTLTEEMLAFVCREVNGSTQFETMGHLVNFAPPYERLSMFDAIKKFTQLDVSEMNEESLRTECRKMEIPLDKSWDRGKIIDEIFSAKVQEHLIQPVFIMEQPIEISPLAKKHRSKKGVVERFELFILGSEVANAFSELNDPIDQRERFEAQMGLRARGDDEAQMLDEDFLRAIEYGMPPTAGEGIGIDRLVMMMTNQESIRDVLFFPTMRPE from the coding sequence GTGGAAGAAGAGTTACTTAAAATCCGGCGTGAAAAATTAGACAAATTACGCGACATGTCGATCGAGCCTTATCCGTATAAATTTGAGCGGCAGTATTTTTCTAAAGAATTGCTGGACAAATTTGAATCCCTCGGCGTGAAAGATGACTCGCAGTTGGAAAGTCCGGACGCCGTACGCGTGCAGGTCTGCGGGCGCATCATGTCGCTGAGAAGTAAGGGCAAGACGGCGTTCGCGCATGTTATGGATCCGCACGGTAAAATTCAGATCTATGCGCGTAAAGATGCACTGGGCGAAAAAATGTACGAGGCGTTTAGTAAACTGTTTGATCTCGGGGACATAATCGGCGTTAAAGGAATTTTGTTTAAGACGCATACGGGCGAGATCACGATTAAGGCGGAAGAGATTACGCTGTTGTGCAAGAGTTTGCGTTATTTGCCGGCAGGTAAAGAAAAAATTCTTGATGACGGAACGGTCCAAAGATACAGCGACGTGGAAGACAAAGAATTCCGTTACCGACAGCGGTATGCGGATATGATCATGCACCCGGACGTGCGGGAAGTATTTGTCAAGCGAAGCAAGATCATTTCCGCTATTCGTCAATTCCTCGATCGGCGCAACTACCTTGAGGTTGAGACGCCCATCCTGCAACCGCTGTACGGAGGCGCTTCGGCACGGCCTTTTCTGACGCACCACAACGCGCTCGACATTAAATTATATATGCGGATCGCCCTGGAATTGTATTTGAAGCGGCTCATTGTAGGCGGATGCGAACGCGTCTATGAGATATCGAAAATTTTCCGGAATGAAGGCATGGACCGTTTCCATAATCCGGAATTTACCATGCTGGAATTTTACGAAGCGTATGCGGACTTTTATGATCTGATGACGCTGACGGAAGAGATGCTGGCGTTCGTTTGCCGGGAAGTCAACGGATCGACGCAGTTTGAAACGATGGGACATTTGGTGAATTTTGCTCCTCCGTATGAACGCCTGAGCATGTTCGATGCGATCAAAAAATTCACGCAACTGGATGTCAGTGAGATGAATGAAGAATCGCTGCGTACGGAATGCCGAAAGATGGAAATTCCGCTTGACAAATCGTGGGATCGTGGCAAGATCATCGACGAGATATTCAGTGCAAAAGTGCAGGAACATTTAATTCAGCCCGTTTTCATTATGGAACAGCCGATTGAAATCTCGCCGCTTGCGAAAAAACATCGTTCCAAAAAAGGCGTGGTCGAGCGTTTCGAATTATTTATTCTGGGAAGTGAAGTCGCAAACGCCTTCAGCGAATTAAACGATCCGATCGACCAACGCGAACGTTTTGAGGCTCAAATGGGCCTGCGCGCGCGCGGGGATGACGAGGCCCAAATGCTGGACGAAGATTTTCTAAGGGCGATCGAGTACGGAATGCCGCCCACGGCAGGTGAGGGAATCGGGATCGATCGTTTGGTTATGATGATGACCAATCAGGAATCGATACGCGACGTACTCTTTTTTCCGACTATGCGCCCCGAGTAG
- a CDS encoding glycosyltransferase family 2 protein, whose amino-acid sequence MVKLLAIIPAYNEEMNIAQVVRSVEETRKMLSDALLDIVVVNDGSADRTLEAAESTGVIVLDLPYNLGIGGAVQTGFRYAFEQDYDVAVQIDGDGQHDPKFLPKLIAPIMSGTHDVAIGSRFLDSSRAGFQSTFTRRIGIKMFEWINSVIIRQKITDNTSGFRAYNKKTIAMLANEYPADYPEPETVIMLGLRSFRIAEIPVVMKERQGGRSSIGAWVSWFYMVKVLLAIFVNVFKKHR is encoded by the coding sequence GTGGTTAAGCTTTTGGCCATCATTCCTGCGTATAATGAAGAGATGAATATCGCGCAGGTGGTTCGAAGTGTGGAAGAAACGCGAAAAATGCTTTCCGATGCTTTGCTGGACATCGTCGTGGTTAACGACGGTTCCGCCGACCGCACGTTGGAAGCCGCGGAATCAACGGGTGTCATCGTTCTCGATCTGCCGTACAATCTCGGCATTGGCGGCGCAGTACAGACAGGGTTTCGTTATGCGTTTGAACAGGACTACGATGTCGCTGTCCAGATCGACGGCGACGGCCAGCATGATCCGAAGTTTTTGCCCAAACTGATTGCGCCGATCATGTCGGGGACACATGACGTAGCGATCGGCTCGCGTTTTCTTGATTCATCCCGCGCAGGATTTCAGTCCACATTTACGCGGCGTATAGGGATTAAGATGTTTGAATGGATTAACTCGGTCATTATCCGGCAAAAGATCACTGATAATACATCGGGTTTTCGCGCATATAACAAAAAAACGATTGCCATGCTTGCGAATGAATACCCGGCAGATTATCCTGAGCCGGAAACGGTGATCATGCTGGGTTTACGGAGTTTCAGGATTGCAGAAATTCCAGTTGTGATGAAAGAAAGGCAAGGCGGCCGCTCTTCCATCGGGGCATGGGTTTCGTGGTTTTATATGGTGAAAGTTTTATTGGCTATATTTGTTAACGTATTTAAAAAACACAGATAA
- a CDS encoding ABC transporter permease: protein MAFFKKIIVTIAEFLFIDKFGKKVLTFFSGMGESIILFYFAVKNLRYVHRDRKLVLEQMVIVGFNSIPLVIVSATFAGMVSAVQAGYQLQGFGSPNLFLGSATSRAITTELAPVLTGLVLSGRFGASIAAEIGTMKVTEQIDALETLAIDPIRYLATPRLLAGIIMMPVLIVIADFIAIGGSMFIGYISMDVAPQAFFASVQRFMEVRDLMAGIVKAFLFGTSTALIGCYVGFSTEGGAEGVGQATIRAFVLSSAAILVNDYVVASIFFL, encoded by the coding sequence ATGGCATTTTTTAAAAAAATCATCGTTACTATAGCGGAATTTCTATTTATCGACAAATTCGGTAAAAAGGTGTTGACTTTTTTTTCCGGAATGGGCGAATCGATTATTTTGTTTTATTTCGCAGTCAAGAATTTGCGCTATGTGCATCGCGACCGGAAGCTTGTATTGGAACAAATGGTGATCGTGGGTTTTAATTCGATCCCGCTCGTCATTGTGTCCGCAACGTTTGCTGGAATGGTCAGCGCCGTACAAGCAGGTTATCAATTGCAGGGATTCGGATCGCCTAATTTGTTTCTCGGTTCCGCGACTTCCCGCGCTATTACGACGGAACTGGCGCCTGTGTTGACGGGATTGGTTTTGTCCGGGAGATTTGGCGCGTCGATAGCCGCGGAGATCGGCACGATGAAAGTGACGGAACAGATTGACGCGTTGGAAACGCTGGCGATTGATCCGATCCGTTATCTTGCTACTCCAAGATTGCTCGCGGGTATTATCATGATGCCGGTTCTCATTGTCATTGCCGACTTTATAGCCATCGGCGGATCCATGTTCATCGGGTACATATCGATGGATGTAGCTCCTCAGGCTTTTTTTGCCAGCGTTCAACGATTCATGGAGGTTAGAGATTTAATGGCCGGTATCGTTAAAGCATTTCTCTTTGGCACATCTACGGCGCTCATCGGTTGTTACGTTGGATTCTCCACCGAAGGCGGAGCTGAAGGAGTAGGACAGGCAACGATACGCGCGTTCGTATTATCGTCGGCTGCGATACTGGTTAATGATTACGTAGTCGCTTCGATATTTTTCTTATAA
- a CDS encoding glycosyltransferase family 1 protein, translated as MKVIWFSEIKWNFLTHRHHHLIRHFPDDWEILFIENFALGKKSHFIPRRDGRVTYVTLPIFKGTEYALINAIQSNVFFRFLFTIILYAWTKTVLLFTGFSGGSRLIFTSNIFFADIVKRLNKKILIYDCNDYPMGFSGALPIAENYFRKTIEYSDISIAVSEKLLEDIRKYHSAESYTIGNGVDYELFANPGKKEPPADMASIPDPIVFYAGVLSDWFDFDLVEKIVNEIPEVAVVIVGPSISPHVRADVERLSKISRIHFLGTKPHSELPSYIRAAQVCMIPFKRTPLIERFSPNKMYEYLAAGSPVVTMDYTDEIRRLRSEIYVAGNTEEFVDMVRKSLKQKADESVLRKIAQKNSWMSKSQEIVELINKKLLRDKKLK; from the coding sequence ATGAAAGTCATCTGGTTTTCTGAAATAAAATGGAATTTTCTTACGCACCGGCACCATCACCTGATCCGCCACTTTCCGGACGACTGGGAGATATTATTCATCGAAAATTTCGCTCTCGGCAAAAAAAGTCATTTTATTCCGCGGCGCGACGGACGCGTAACGTACGTGACGTTGCCTATATTTAAGGGAACTGAATACGCGTTGATCAACGCCATTCAAAGTAACGTTTTTTTTCGTTTCCTGTTCACGATCATACTGTATGCATGGACGAAAACCGTTTTGCTGTTTACCGGTTTTTCCGGAGGCAGCCGGCTGATATTCACATCGAATATTTTTTTTGCAGATATAGTAAAAAGGCTGAATAAGAAAATTTTAATCTATGACTGCAACGATTACCCGATGGGGTTTTCCGGCGCATTGCCCATCGCAGAAAATTATTTCAGGAAAACAATCGAATATTCAGATATTTCCATTGCCGTATCGGAAAAATTACTGGAGGATATTCGTAAATACCACAGCGCCGAAAGTTATACGATCGGTAACGGAGTGGATTACGAACTGTTTGCTAATCCGGGAAAAAAGGAACCGCCGGCAGACATGGCCTCCATTCCGGATCCAATTGTTTTTTACGCAGGCGTACTATCCGATTGGTTCGATTTTGATCTCGTTGAAAAGATCGTCAATGAAATTCCGGAGGTCGCGGTGGTTATTGTCGGGCCTTCAATATCGCCGCATGTGAGAGCTGATGTGGAGCGGCTCTCAAAAATATCCCGCATTCATTTTCTGGGAACAAAACCGCACTCCGAACTTCCGTCGTATATTCGCGCCGCTCAAGTTTGTATGATTCCTTTTAAAAGAACGCCGCTCATCGAAAGATTTAGCCCCAATAAAATGTACGAATATCTTGCAGCCGGAAGTCCTGTAGTAACGATGGATTACACGGATGAGATCCGGCGGCTTCGGTCTGAAATTTATGTTGCCGGGAACACGGAGGAGTTTGTTGACATGGTTCGGAAAAGCCTAAAACAGAAAGCCGACGAATCCGTATTGCGTAAAATTGCTCAAAAAAACAGCTGGATGAGCAAGTCGCAGGAAATCGTCGAATTGATAAATAAAAAACTGCTCAGAGATAAAAAGCTTAAATGA
- a CDS encoding DUF2304 domain-containing protein, which yields MNQGTIEIWRIQVVAIGFSLAVMLFVFELIRRKKLREKYSLVWFGAGIVMIVFSVWRGLLDEVAHFLGVGYAPALLFLVALFFGMVLMIHFSVVISDLAEKNKTLAQDMALLKAELKKLKADERKPS from the coding sequence ATGAATCAGGGAACAATTGAAATCTGGCGTATTCAGGTTGTGGCTATCGGGTTCAGTCTTGCAGTCATGTTGTTTGTATTTGAATTGATCCGCAGAAAAAAATTGCGCGAAAAATATTCTCTGGTCTGGTTTGGGGCCGGCATAGTCATGATTGTTTTCTCCGTTTGGCGAGGCTTGCTGGACGAGGTCGCGCATTTTCTGGGAGTCGGATACGCGCCGGCGTTGCTTTTTTTAGTAGCGTTGTTTTTTGGAATGGTGCTGATGATCCATTTCTCGGTTGTGATTTCCGATTTGGCCGAGAAGAATAAAACGCTCGCGCAGGACATGGCTCTTCTGAAGGCGGAATTAAAAAAATTGAAAGCGGATGAACGTAAACCATCCTGA
- a CDS encoding isocitrate/isopropylmalate dehydrogenase family protein, which yields MSKYKIAWLPGDGVGIEVLEAAKIVLDKLKLDAEYIHGDIGWEFWCQEGDALPQRTVDLLYEVDAAMFGAITSKPVKDAEAELAKDLKGKGLIYRSPIVRMRQTFDLYTCLRPCKAYPGNPLNFKENIDMVIFRENTEDLYAGVEFNPVPPTLSVTLSNLSKNFAPFKNLKPDEYAVSCKINTKKGSERIIRAAFEFAREFKRKKVTVVHKANVVRATDGLFFDIAKSVAKEYPEIQMDDANIDAMTMWLLKNPLSYDVLVAPNLYGDVISDLAAQLVGGLGFGCSGNIGNDLAVFEPSHGSAPKYAGMYKVNPIATILAAKMMLDWLGETKMGEKLEKATAEVIREGKVRTYDMGGTAKTLDIANAVAEKL from the coding sequence ATGTCGAAATATAAAATTGCGTGGCTTCCGGGGGACGGAGTAGGAATTGAGGTTTTGGAAGCCGCAAAAATCGTTTTGGATAAACTGAAATTAGACGCGGAATACATTCACGGCGATATAGGGTGGGAATTCTGGTGTCAGGAAGGTGACGCACTGCCGCAAAGAACCGTGGATCTGCTGTATGAAGTAGACGCGGCGATGTTTGGCGCGATCACTTCGAAACCGGTCAAAGATGCAGAAGCGGAATTAGCAAAGGATTTAAAAGGCAAAGGGCTGATCTACCGTTCGCCGATTGTCCGTATGCGCCAAACATTTGATCTTTACACGTGCTTGAGGCCGTGCAAAGCCTATCCCGGAAATCCTTTGAACTTCAAAGAAAACATAGATATGGTCATTTTCCGTGAAAATACGGAAGACCTGTACGCGGGCGTGGAATTCAATCCCGTTCCGCCCACGTTGTCTGTCACGCTGTCTAACTTATCAAAGAATTTTGCGCCATTTAAGAATCTAAAGCCCGATGAGTATGCGGTCTCCTGCAAGATTAACACAAAAAAGGGTTCCGAACGAATTATTCGCGCGGCGTTTGAATTTGCACGTGAATTTAAACGCAAAAAAGTGACGGTTGTTCATAAAGCGAATGTCGTAAGGGCAACGGACGGCTTATTTTTTGATATTGCAAAATCGGTGGCAAAAGAGTACCCGGAAATTCAAATGGACGATGCCAATATTGACGCTATGACTATGTGGCTTTTGAAAAATCCGCTGAGTTATGACGTCCTGGTTGCGCCGAATCTTTACGGCGATGTGATCTCGGATCTCGCGGCGCAGTTGGTCGGGGGATTGGGATTTGGCTGTTCCGGCAATATCGGAAATGATCTCGCCGTATTTGAACCGAGTCACGGCTCCGCTCCAAAATACGCCGGTATGTATAAAGTCAATCCGATCGCCACGATTCTCGCGGCGAAAATGATGCTCGATTGGCTTGGCGAAACTAAGATGGGCGAGAAGCTGGAGAAAGCAACGGCGGAAGTGATTCGTGAAGGTAAAGTTCGCACCTACGATATGGGCGGGACCGCTAAGACGCTCGATATTGCGAATGCGGTTGCGGAGAAATTGTGA